From the genome of Streptomyces sp. S4.7:
GCGCGTACGTCTCGCGCTTGCGCCCCAGTGGTGTCGTGCGCCCCGTCTCCCAGGATCTGACGGTCCTTCGGGTGACCCCCACCGCCGTCGCGACCTGTTTCTCGGTCATGTCCATGGCCTCGCGCAGTCTGCGGCGCTCTTTCGGGGAAGGAAGCGTAGGCACCGACGAGGAAGGAGTGGTGCTCTGCTTCATGAAGAACTCCCCGCAGCACTGTACTGGCCGAAAAAGTACATAAACATATATTGAGCGACACAACGGCTATCCGCCTGTTACGCGGTTTAAGCGCGTGTCGTTGGCAGCATGGCGACGTGACCCAAGTGAGCGAGAGCGGCACCACGTTGTCCTCGGCCTCGGCCTCGGCCACCGAGCGGGGCCGGGCCGCCGCGCTGACCGCCGCGTTCCTCCGGGGAGCCTTCGCGGCGGTCCTCGGCCTCGGCTCCCTCGCCGCGCTTGTCATCGCCGCGTGGATCAGCTCCCCCTACCCCGACAGCGGCGCCGGCGGAGCCCTTCGCATCGCGGCGGCGCTGTGGCTGCTGGCGCACGGCGCGGAGCTCGTGCGGCCCGACACCCTCTCCGGGGTGCCCGCGCCCGTCGGAGTCGTACCCCTGCTGGTCATGGCGCTGCCGGTATGGCTGGTCTACCGGTCGGCGCGCGACGCGCTGGAGCCGGACGAGGGCCGGCCCCAGCTCACGGCGCTCGGCGGGCTGTGCACGGTCGCCGGCGGATATCTGCTGGTCGGCGGGGCCGTCGTGCTCTACGCGCGAGGCGGAGTCCTCTCCACGCACACGTTCGGTACGGCGCTCGAACTGCCCCTCGTGCCGCTGCTCTCGGCCGCCGCCGGGGTATGGGTGGCGAGCGGCCGGCCGCTGAGTCCGCTGCTCGACCGGCTGTCCCGCCCCGGCCGGGCGGACACGGCGCCGGCGCCGGCGGCCGTGGCGGCGGGGAGGCGCCGCCGGGCCGTCGTCGCGATGCGGTCGGCGACCGCCGGGACGGCGGCGCTGCTGGGCGGCGGGGTCTTCCTCGTCCTCTGTTCGCTGCTGTGGCACGCGGACGCCGCACAGGAAACCTTCCTGCAACTGGCGGCCGCCTGGTCCGGACGGGTCGCCGTGCTGCTGCTGTCCGTCGCCCTCCTCCCGAACGCGGCGGTCTGGGGCGCGTCGTACGCCCTCGGTCCCGGCTTCGCGCTCGGCACGTCGGCGACGGTCACCCCGCTCGCCGTCACGGGCAGCCCCGCACTGCCGCCCTTCCCGCTGCTGGCGGCCGTGCCCGCCGAGGGGCCCGGCATGGTCGTGACATGGGCGACGGGAGTCGTGCCCGTGGTGGCCGGGCTGGTGATCGCCTGGTACACGGTGCGGGTCGCCGCCCCGCCCTACGTCGAGCGGGACGAGGCATGGGGCGCGGGCGACACCGCGCTAGCGGCGGCGCTCGCGGGCGCCGGATGCGCGGTGCTGACGGCGGCTCTGGCCGCGGTGGCGGGCGGGCCGATGGGGACGGGGCGGCTGGCCGAGTTCGGGCCGGTGTGGTGGCTGACCGGGGCCGCCGCGCTGGTCTGGACGGTGACCATCGCCGTACCGGCGGCGCTGACGGTACGGGCCTGGCGGCTGCGGAAGCGGCGCGGGACGGATGTGGTGGACGCGCCGGACGGGCCGGAACCGGCGGCAGAGGTGCGAGAGGCGGGCGCGGCGATTCGCAGCGCGGTCTCGATGGATGCCCCGCCGGACGCTCCGGTGGATGGGACCGCGACGAAGACCGCCCGGTGGAGAGGGGCGCCGTGGCGGCGGGGAGCGGGAACGGCGGACGGGGCCGCGGACGAGGGGGCGATGGAGCGGGAGGAGGGGGACGGTGCGGCCGGGGTCGGGGCGGACGGCGCCGCCCCGACGCAGGAGCCGTACGACTTCCTTCAGCGGGAGGCGTTCCTCGACCGGGACTCGGGGGAGACGGGGCGGGCGGCGGCCGAGCAGCCGCCCGGCGGTCCGCCGACCGGCATCTCGCCCGACCGGGACGCGGAGCCGCCCCCGGGGCCGTCGTCCGAGTCCCAGCCCGGGTCCACGCGCGAATCCGAGCCCGGGTCCGCGCCCGAGCCGGAGGCGAAAAAGGCCGACTGACCGGCGCCGACACCACTCGAACGAGCGGTGGCCCCGCCCCCTCCCGGAATCAGGAGGGGGCGGGGCCACCGTCGTGTCAGCCGTGTGCTCCCCGGCTACTTCTGGACGCCGAAGATCGAGACCAGCGAGTCGGGAAGCTTGTCGTTGCAGGCCAGTTGGCCCGTCTTCGTCAGCGCGTCGTTCACGCACGTGTAGTAGTCGCGGTAGACGAGCTGCACGGTGAACGTCGCCGCCACGATCAGCAGGGCGATCGCCGCCGTCACGATCCCGCTCACCGCCGCGGTCGTCTGCGGCTTGTGCGCCGTCGTGCCCTGGGCCGGGGCGTTCGGAGGGGTGCCCGGTGCCGGCGGGGCGTCCGTGGTGGCCGGTGCGGAAGACGTCGTACCCGAGCCCGAACCGGAGGCCGTACGCACGTCCGTACCGCCCGCAGCCGGGCCGTCGACCTGCGTACGGGACAGCGGCGCCTCGGCGCGCAGCGAACTGATGCCCCAGTAGAGCGCGAGCGCGCCGAGGAGCAGCGCGATCTCCGGGAAGTCGAAGAGGGCGAAGAAGAACGCCCACATGCCGGAGAGCAGCGCGTACCGGGCGCGGCGCTGGAACGGGTCGGTCGGGTCCCAGCGCAGACCGCCCCTGCCCTTGCCGGGCTGGCCCTCCGGGCCGTCCTGGCGGCCGTTCGGTCCGTTCTGTCCGTCGCCCGGTCCGTTCTGGCTGCCGGGCCTGCCGCCGAAACCGCCCGACGAGCGGCCCGGCTGACGGCTGCTCCACTGGCTGCCCCAGCCCGAACGGTCACCGCCCGACGACTGGTCGTCCGGCGCCCCGCCCTCGTTCTGGGGGTGGCGCGGCTGCCACGGCTGGTCGGGCCTGTCCTCGGGCGGCGGCGCGAACGGATTGTCGTCGGAGGACCCCGAGGACCCCGAGGACCCGGACGGTCCGGACGGTCCGGACGGCCCCGAACCCCCCGAACTCCCGGAGGATCCTCCCGGCTCCGGAGTTCCGTCCGACCCCGAAGGGCCCTCCGGCCCGGTCGAACCCGCGGACGAGGACTGGCGTTCGCGCAGCAGGAGCACCGGCCCGGTGGGCTGCGGGACATGGAGTGCCGTGCGGTGTCGTCGGTCCGGCATCTGGTGAACGTCTTCCCCTCAGACCCTTGGCGCAAGGGGTCTTGTGTCGTGATGGACCGTCCCGGAGACAGGTCCGTGTCCCCTGACGCTACCTCCCGGCCGCGCCCCCGTCCCCCGGGGGCCGTTCGGTGTGCCGGTATCGTTGCTGACGGTCGGCTCCTTCGTAGAGTTCCCCGATACGGCAGACACGATCCGTTCGTACGACCACACAAAGCCGCACGACCCGCACGACCCGCGAGGCTGTGCTCGCTTCCAGAAAGGCGTTCCGCCGTGGCCTCCCCGCCGTCCCCGCCCGCCCCCGACACCCCGGCCGACCCGAAGGAACCGGGCTCCCCGGTCGAATTCGGCTCCCCGGCCCGGCTCGTGGTCCTCGTCTCCGGCTCCGGTACGAACCTCCAGGCCCTGCTCGACGCCATCGCCGACGATCCGGTGGCGTACGGCGCCCGCATCGTCGCCGTCGGCGCCGACCGGGGATCCATCGCCGGTCTGGAACGCGCCGAGCGCGCGGGGGTGCCGACCTTCGTCTGCCGCATCAAGGACCACGCGACGCGCGACGAGTGGGATGCCGCGCTCACCGGGGCCACCGCCGCGTACGAGCCCGATCTCGTCGTCTCGGCCGGCTTCATGAAGATCGTCGGGAAGCGGTTCCTCGCCCGCTTCGGCGGACGCCTCATCAACACCCACCCCGCCCTGCTGCCCAGTTTTCCCGGTGCCCACGGGGTGCGTGACGCGCTCGCGTACGGGGCGAAGGTCACCGGTTGCACCGTCCACTTCGTCGACGACGGCGTCGACACCGGCCCGGTCATCGCCCAAGGCGTGGTCGAGGTGCGGGACGAGGACCACGCGGACGGTGGCGTCGCTCTCCATGAGCGCATCAAGGACGTCGAGCGACGGCTGCTCGTCGATGTCGTGGGGCGCATCGCCCGGCACGGCTACCGCATTGAGGGACGAAAGGTAACAATCCAGTGAGCGTCGAAGAGACCGCCGGACAGGCCGTCGAAGGTACGAAGCGGCCCATCCGCCGCGCGCTGGTCAGCGTCTACGACAAGACAGGTCTGGAACAGCTCGCCCGTGGACTGCACGCGGCCGGCGTCACGCTCGTCTCGACCGGGTCCACCGCCGGGCGGATCGCCGCCGCCGGTGTGCCCGTCACCAAGGTCGAGGAGCTGACCGGCTTCCCGGAGACCCTCGACGGCCGCGTCAAGACGCTCCACCCGCGCGTCCACGCCGGCATCCTCGCCGACCAGCGCCTCGCCGCGCACCGCGAGCAGCTCGCCGAACTCGGCATCGAGCCCTTCGAGCTGGTCGTCTCGAACCTCTATCCCTTCCGCGAGACAGTCGAGTCCGGGGCGACCCCGGACGAGTGCGTCGAGCAGATCGACATCGGCGGACCGTCCATGGTCCGCGCGGCGGCCAAGAACCACCCGTCGGTCGCCATCGTCACCAGCCCCGCGCGGTACGGGGACGTCCTCGCCGCCGTACAGGACGGCGGGTTCGACCTCACGACCCGCAAGCGGCTCGCCGCCGAGGCGTTCCAGCACACCGCCGCGTACGACGTGGCGGTGGCCTCCTGGTTCGCCGCCGACTACGCCGCCGCCGACAACTCGGGCCTCCCGGACTTCCTCGGCGCGACCTACGAGCGCAAGAACGTCCTGCGCTACGGCGAGAACCCGCACCAGCCCGCCGCGCTCTACACCGGCGGCTCCGGCGGGGGCCTCGCCGACGCCGAGCAGCTGCACGGCAAGGAGATGAGCTACAACAACTACACGGACACCGACGCCGCGCGCCGTGCCGCGTACGACCACGCCGAGCCGTGCGTCGCGATCATCAAGCACGCCAACCCGTGCGGCATCGCCATCGCCGACGACATCGCCGAGGCGCACCGCAAGGCCCATGCCTGCGACCCGCTGTCCGCGTTCGGCGGTGTGATCGCGGTCAACCGGCCGGTCTCCGTCGAGATGGCCGAGCAGGTCGCCGAGATCTTCACCGAGGTCATCGTCGCGCCCGGCTACGAGGACGGCGCCGTCGAGGTGCTGGCCCGCAAGAAGAACATCCGCGTGCTGCGCTGCGAGGGTGGTCCTTCTGCCGCCGTCGAGGTGAAGCCCGTCGACGGCGGCGCGCTGCTCCAGGTCGCCGACCGGCTCCAGGCGGACGGCGACGACCCCTCGACGTGGACTCTCGCGACCGGTGACGCCCTGTCGGAGGCCGAGCTGCGCGAACTGGCCTTCGCGTGGAAGGCGTCGCGCGCGGTCAAGTCCAACGCGATCCTGCTCGCCAAGGACGGTGCGAGCGTCGGCGTCGGCATGGGCCAGGTCAACCGCGTGGACTCGGCGAAGCTCGCCGTGGAGCGCGCGGGCGAGGAGCGGGCCCGTGGGTCGTACGCGGCCTCGGACGCGTTCTTCCCGTTCCCGGACGGTCTGGAGATCCTGCTGGAGGCGGGGGTCAAGGCCGTGGTGCAGCCGGGTGGTTCGGTCCGTGACGAGCTGGTGGTCGAGGCGGCGAAGAAGGCGGGCGCGACGATGTACTTCACCGGGACGCGGC
Proteins encoded in this window:
- a CDS encoding DUF6350 family protein, which encodes MTQVSESGTTLSSASASATERGRAAALTAAFLRGAFAAVLGLGSLAALVIAAWISSPYPDSGAGGALRIAAALWLLAHGAELVRPDTLSGVPAPVGVVPLLVMALPVWLVYRSARDALEPDEGRPQLTALGGLCTVAGGYLLVGGAVVLYARGGVLSTHTFGTALELPLVPLLSAAAGVWVASGRPLSPLLDRLSRPGRADTAPAPAAVAAGRRRRAVVAMRSATAGTAALLGGGVFLVLCSLLWHADAAQETFLQLAAAWSGRVAVLLLSVALLPNAAVWGASYALGPGFALGTSATVTPLAVTGSPALPPFPLLAAVPAEGPGMVVTWATGVVPVVAGLVIAWYTVRVAAPPYVERDEAWGAGDTALAAALAGAGCAVLTAALAAVAGGPMGTGRLAEFGPVWWLTGAAALVWTVTIAVPAALTVRAWRLRKRRGTDVVDAPDGPEPAAEVREAGAAIRSAVSMDAPPDAPVDGTATKTARWRGAPWRRGAGTADGAADEGAMEREEGDGAAGVGADGAAPTQEPYDFLQREAFLDRDSGETGRAAAEQPPGGPPTGISPDRDAEPPPGPSSESQPGSTRESEPGSAPEPEAKKAD
- the purN gene encoding phosphoribosylglycinamide formyltransferase, which gives rise to MVLVSGSGTNLQALLDAIADDPVAYGARIVAVGADRGSIAGLERAERAGVPTFVCRIKDHATRDEWDAALTGATAAYEPDLVVSAGFMKIVGKRFLARFGGRLINTHPALLPSFPGAHGVRDALAYGAKVTGCTVHFVDDGVDTGPVIAQGVVEVRDEDHADGGVALHERIKDVERRLLVDVVGRIARHGYRIEGRKVTIQ
- the purH gene encoding bifunctional phosphoribosylaminoimidazolecarboxamide formyltransferase/IMP cyclohydrolase, translating into MSVEETAGQAVEGTKRPIRRALVSVYDKTGLEQLARGLHAAGVTLVSTGSTAGRIAAAGVPVTKVEELTGFPETLDGRVKTLHPRVHAGILADQRLAAHREQLAELGIEPFELVVSNLYPFRETVESGATPDECVEQIDIGGPSMVRAAAKNHPSVAIVTSPARYGDVLAAVQDGGFDLTTRKRLAAEAFQHTAAYDVAVASWFAADYAAADNSGLPDFLGATYERKNVLRYGENPHQPAALYTGGSGGGLADAEQLHGKEMSYNNYTDTDAARRAAYDHAEPCVAIIKHANPCGIAIADDIAEAHRKAHACDPLSAFGGVIAVNRPVSVEMAEQVAEIFTEVIVAPGYEDGAVEVLARKKNIRVLRCEGGPSAAVEVKPVDGGALLQVADRLQADGDDPSTWTLATGDALSEAELRELAFAWKASRAVKSNAILLAKDGASVGVGMGQVNRVDSAKLAVERAGEERARGSYAASDAFFPFPDGLEILLEAGVKAVVQPGGSVRDELVVEAAKKAGATMYFTGTRHFFH